In Burkholderia sp. HI2500, the following are encoded in one genomic region:
- a CDS encoding Cof-type HAD-IIB family hydrolase, which yields MYKVIATDLDGTLLNSDHQLDPYTIDTVRRLDRDGLQFVIATGRHYADVAGIRDVLGIRPYLITSNGARVHAPDDTTIHAQDIDPAIVRGLVQPDVVGAHGRVIVNLFTDQGWLIDRDAPHLLEFHQDSGFRYDVIDMPAHDGADIAKVLYIGDPADLAVVAEQMRVRFGDALYVTYSLPDCLEVMTANVSKGRALRSVLARLGVDTGHCIAFGDNMNDIDLLETAGHAFMMNNANPDLIARLPHIPRIGNNFDSGVARHLRTLFSLEDNVAAS from the coding sequence CATCGCCACCGATCTCGACGGTACCCTGCTGAACAGCGACCACCAGCTCGATCCGTACACGATCGACACCGTCCGCCGGCTCGACCGCGACGGCCTGCAGTTCGTGATCGCCACCGGGCGCCATTACGCGGACGTCGCCGGCATTCGCGACGTGCTCGGCATCCGGCCGTACCTGATCACGTCGAACGGCGCGCGTGTGCATGCACCGGACGACACGACGATCCACGCGCAGGACATCGATCCGGCGATCGTCCGCGGCCTCGTGCAGCCGGATGTCGTCGGCGCGCATGGCCGCGTGATCGTCAACCTGTTCACCGACCAGGGCTGGCTGATCGACCGCGATGCGCCGCACCTGCTCGAATTCCACCAGGATTCGGGCTTCCGCTACGACGTGATCGACATGCCCGCGCATGACGGCGCGGATATCGCGAAAGTGCTGTACATCGGCGATCCGGCGGATCTGGCGGTCGTCGCCGAGCAGATGCGCGTGCGCTTCGGCGATGCGCTGTACGTCACGTACTCGCTGCCCGACTGCCTCGAGGTGATGACCGCGAACGTGTCGAAGGGCCGCGCGCTGCGCTCGGTGCTCGCACGGCTCGGCGTCGACACCGGCCACTGCATCGCGTTCGGCGACAACATGAACGATATCGACCTGCTCGAAACCGCCGGCCACGCGTTCATGATGAACAACGCGAATCCCGACCTGATCGCGCGGCTCCCGCACATCCCGCGGATCGGCAACAACTTCGATTCGGGCGTCGCCCGTCACCTGCGCACGCTGTTCTCGCTCGAAGACAACGTCGCCGCCTCCTGA
- the aqpZ gene encoding aquaporin Z, which translates to MNLSQRLAAEVFGTFWLVLGGCGSAVLAAAFPGLGIGFAGVALAFGLTVLTMAFAIGHISGCHLNPAVSVGLTVAGRFPARDLVPYIVAQVVGATLGAFVLYLIATGKPGFDVVGSGFATNGFGERSPGHYALSSAFICEVVMTGFFLFVILGATDKRGVPAGFAPIAIGLCLTLIHLISIPVTNTSVNPARSTGPALFVGGDAIGQLWLFWVAPIIGAVLAGIIYPLVAGRDDAVDLLPASARTSE; encoded by the coding sequence ATGAATCTTTCTCAGCGTCTCGCTGCAGAGGTATTCGGCACGTTCTGGCTGGTGCTCGGCGGGTGCGGAAGCGCCGTGCTGGCCGCCGCCTTTCCGGGCCTCGGCATCGGCTTTGCCGGCGTCGCACTTGCCTTCGGCCTGACCGTGCTGACGATGGCATTCGCAATTGGCCACATTTCGGGCTGCCACCTGAATCCGGCGGTGAGCGTCGGCCTGACGGTCGCCGGCCGCTTCCCCGCACGCGATCTCGTGCCGTACATCGTCGCGCAGGTGGTCGGCGCGACGCTCGGCGCGTTCGTGCTGTACCTGATCGCGACCGGCAAGCCGGGCTTCGACGTCGTCGGCAGCGGCTTCGCGACGAACGGCTTCGGCGAACGCTCGCCCGGCCACTACGCACTCAGTTCGGCGTTCATTTGCGAAGTCGTGATGACGGGCTTCTTCCTGTTCGTGATCCTGGGCGCCACCGACAAGCGCGGCGTGCCGGCCGGCTTTGCGCCGATCGCGATCGGCCTGTGCCTGACGCTGATCCACCTGATCTCGATCCCGGTCACCAACACGTCGGTGAACCCGGCCCGCTCGACCGGCCCCGCGCTGTTCGTGGGCGGCGATGCGATCGGTCAGCTCTGGCTGTTCTGGGTGGCACCGATCATCGGCGCGGTACTCGCCGGGATCATCTATCCGCTGGTCGCGGGGCGTGACGACGCCGTCGACCTGCTGCCGGCATCGGCTCGCACAAGCGAATAA
- a CDS encoding H-NS histone family protein: MSQYAKLKAQIADLQAQADDVRRQEVAAVIAEVQQKIAEYGLTAQDLGFAERAKRGRPPKKAPLPPKYRDPKSGATWSGRGKPPNWIVGKNRDRFLIE; encoded by the coding sequence ATGTCTCAATACGCGAAGCTCAAGGCGCAGATCGCCGATCTGCAGGCCCAGGCGGACGATGTGCGCCGCCAGGAAGTGGCGGCGGTGATTGCGGAAGTCCAGCAAAAGATTGCCGAATATGGGCTGACTGCCCAGGATCTGGGCTTCGCGGAGCGAGCGAAGCGCGGGCGTCCGCCGAAGAAGGCGCCGCTGCCCCCGAAATACCGCGATCCGAAGTCGGGCGCGACCTGGAGCGGGCGTGGCAAGCCGCCGAATTGGATCGTCGGTAAAAACCGCGATCGTTTCCTCATCGAATGA
- a CDS encoding glycosyltransferase family 4 protein, with product MRIAQIAPLYEAVPPKLYGGTERVVSYLTEALVDLGHDVTLFASGDSVTSARLEAAWPRALRLDPSIRDSMAPHMRLLEKVARVAHEFDVLHFHLDYLPFPLMSRLDTPYVTTLHGRLDLPELQPVFDAFPDAPVVSISNNQRKPLPQAAWAGTVYHGLPDTLLTPQPGVKPEYLAFLGRICPEKRVDTAIRIAAQSGLPLKIAAKVDKADADYFKEVIEPLLDQAHVEFIGEINEAQKPAFLSGAKALLFPIDWPEPFGLVMIEAMACGTPVVAFNRGSVPEVIEDGVTGFIVEDVQGAVGALHRIDSLSRTAIRERFDTRFSSKAMAQRYVETYESLCTGARQPALRRVAGA from the coding sequence ATGCGAATTGCCCAGATCGCGCCGCTTTACGAAGCCGTTCCGCCGAAACTCTACGGCGGCACCGAGCGTGTCGTGTCCTACCTCACCGAGGCGCTCGTCGATCTCGGCCATGACGTGACCCTGTTTGCCAGCGGCGACTCCGTCACGTCGGCCCGACTCGAGGCGGCCTGGCCGCGCGCACTGCGGCTCGACCCGTCGATCCGCGATTCGATGGCGCCCCATATGCGGCTCCTCGAAAAGGTCGCCCGGGTCGCGCACGAATTCGACGTGCTGCACTTCCACCTCGACTACCTGCCGTTCCCGCTGATGTCGCGCCTCGACACGCCGTACGTGACGACGCTGCACGGCCGCCTCGACCTGCCGGAACTGCAGCCCGTGTTCGATGCGTTCCCGGACGCGCCGGTTGTGTCGATCTCGAACAACCAGCGCAAGCCGCTGCCGCAGGCCGCGTGGGCCGGCACCGTGTATCACGGGCTGCCCGACACGCTGCTCACGCCGCAACCGGGCGTGAAGCCCGAATACCTCGCGTTCCTCGGCCGGATCTGCCCGGAAAAGCGCGTCGACACCGCGATCCGGATCGCCGCGCAAAGCGGGCTGCCGCTGAAGATCGCCGCGAAGGTCGACAAGGCCGACGCCGACTACTTCAAGGAAGTGATCGAGCCGCTGCTCGACCAGGCGCACGTCGAATTCATCGGCGAGATCAACGAGGCGCAGAAGCCCGCGTTCCTGTCCGGCGCGAAGGCGCTGCTGTTCCCGATCGACTGGCCGGAGCCGTTCGGCCTGGTGATGATCGAGGCGATGGCCTGCGGCACGCCGGTCGTCGCGTTCAACCGCGGCTCGGTGCCCGAAGTGATCGAGGACGGCGTGACCGGCTTCATCGTCGAGGACGTGCAGGGCGCGGTCGGCGCGCTGCACCGGATCGACAGCCTGTCGCGCACCGCCATCCGCGAACGTTTCGATACGCGCTTCAGCTCGAAGGCGATGGCGCAGCGATATGTCGAAACTTACGAATCGCTTTGCACGGGAGCCCGTCAACCGGCATTGCGCCGGGTCGCCGGCGCCTGA
- the flhD gene encoding flagellar transcriptional regulator FlhD, whose product MSATSEMLSEIKEVNLSYLLLAQRLLREDKAMGMFRMGISQELADVLASLTLAQTVKLAASNQMLCRFRFDDHALLSSLADKGRSDVVAHAHSAILMAGQQVEGVR is encoded by the coding sequence ATGAGCGCTACCAGCGAAATGCTCAGTGAGATCAAAGAGGTCAACCTGTCGTACCTCCTCCTCGCGCAACGCCTGCTGCGGGAAGACAAAGCGATGGGCATGTTCCGCATGGGCATTTCCCAGGAACTCGCCGACGTGCTCGCCAGCCTCACGCTCGCACAGACCGTGAAGCTGGCTGCGTCGAACCAGATGCTGTGCCGCTTCCGCTTCGATGATCACGCGCTGCTCTCGTCGCTCGCCGACAAGGGCCGCAGCGATGTCGTCGCGCACGCCCACTCGGCCATCCTGATGGCCGGGCAGCAGGTCGAAGGCGTCCGCTGA
- the flhC gene encoding flagellar transcriptional regulator FlhC encodes MASKSVVIEVKEITLAIELIELGARLQLLEAETSLSRDRLIKLYKELKGVSPPKGMLPFSTDWFMTWQPNIHSSLFYNIYRFMQDHGRCEPIQSIVKAYRLYQEHVNLSGDEAALSLTRAWTLVRFFDSGMLQMTPCTRCGGHFVAHAHDPHQGFVCGLCQPPSRAGKTRKAAAARAELAAAAA; translated from the coding sequence ATGGCAAGCAAAAGCGTCGTGATCGAGGTGAAGGAAATCACCCTCGCCATCGAACTGATCGAACTGGGCGCCCGGCTGCAGCTGCTGGAAGCGGAGACGAGCCTGTCGCGGGACCGTCTGATCAAGCTGTACAAGGAACTGAAGGGCGTGTCGCCGCCGAAGGGGATGCTGCCGTTCTCGACCGACTGGTTCATGACGTGGCAGCCGAACATCCACTCGTCGCTGTTCTACAACATCTACCGGTTCATGCAGGACCACGGCCGCTGCGAGCCGATCCAGTCGATCGTGAAGGCGTACCGGCTCTATCAGGAGCACGTGAACCTGTCCGGCGACGAGGCCGCGCTGAGCCTCACGCGCGCGTGGACGCTCGTGCGCTTCTTCGATTCGGGGATGCTGCAGATGACCCCGTGCACGCGCTGCGGCGGCCACTTCGTCGCGCATGCGCATGATCCGCATCAAGGTTTCGTCTGCGGCCTCTGCCAGCCGCCGTCGCGCGCGGGCAAGACCCGCAAGGCCGCCGCCGCGCGCGCCGAACTGGCCGCTGCCGCGGCCTGA
- the motA gene encoding flagellar motor stator protein MotA: MLIIVGTLVTLLSVFGGYALAGGHLGALIQPVEILMIVGAGVGAFILGNGGKTIKATLRVLPTLFKGSKYTKDVYMELMALLYVLLAKARKEGTLTLEADIDDPEKSPIFTQYPKILADHHIVEFLTDYLRLMVGGNMNAFEIESLMDEEIETHHAEGEGPAHALMRVGDAMPAFGIVAAVMGVVHTMASADKPPAVLGAMIAQALVGTFLGILLSYGLIGPLASLAEQRVAESTKMFQCIKVTILATLNGYAPAIAVEFGRKVLFSTERPSFSELEEHVRRVKAK; the protein is encoded by the coding sequence GTGCTGATTATCGTGGGAACACTCGTGACGCTGTTGTCCGTCTTCGGCGGTTATGCGCTGGCAGGCGGGCATCTGGGCGCCTTGATCCAGCCGGTCGAGATCCTGATGATCGTGGGCGCCGGCGTCGGCGCGTTCATCCTCGGCAACGGCGGCAAGACCATCAAGGCCACGCTGCGCGTGCTGCCGACGCTCTTCAAGGGCTCGAAATACACGAAGGATGTCTACATGGAGCTGATGGCGCTTCTTTACGTGCTGCTCGCGAAGGCACGCAAGGAAGGCACGCTCACGCTCGAGGCCGACATCGACGATCCGGAAAAGAGCCCGATCTTCACGCAATACCCGAAGATCCTCGCCGATCATCACATCGTCGAATTCCTGACCGACTACCTGCGCCTGATGGTGGGCGGCAACATGAACGCGTTCGAGATCGAGAGCCTGATGGACGAGGAGATCGAGACGCACCACGCGGAAGGCGAAGGCCCCGCGCATGCGCTGATGCGTGTCGGCGACGCGATGCCGGCATTCGGTATCGTCGCGGCCGTGATGGGCGTCGTGCACACGATGGCGTCGGCCGACAAGCCGCCCGCGGTGCTCGGCGCGATGATCGCGCAGGCGCTGGTCGGCACGTTCCTCGGGATCCTGCTGTCGTACGGGCTGATCGGGCCGCTCGCGAGCCTCGCGGAGCAGCGCGTCGCCGAGTCGACCAAGATGTTCCAGTGCATCAAGGTGACGATCCTCGCGACGCTGAACGGCTATGCGCCGGCGATTGCGGTCGAGTTCGGCCGCAAGGTGCTGTTCTCGACCGAGCGCCCGTCGTTCTCCGAACTCGAAGAACATGTGCGCCGCGTGAAGGCGAAGTGA
- the motB gene encoding flagellar motor protein MotB, which translates to MSKSKDRAIVVKRVAPAKKGHHGGAWKLAYADFMTAMMAFFLLMWLLSSVTPVQLKGIAEYFNTPLKAALFGSGDRSSQDSSIINGGGRDLSSVDAGTLRRTDGTTQLAERLAKMGDEHSRSQAQNAQAAQDRLEQARLHDLQIKLMAAIEANPTLRQFKQQIRIDSTLMGLRIEIVDSQKRPMFAMSSDHVEPYMRDILREIGKTLNDVPNRIIVQGHTDAVPYAGGEGGYSNWELSADRANASRRELIAGGMGEAKVLRVLGLASTQNLNKADPLDPENRRISVIVLNRKSEEALMRDDATTTTLSADAAGSQQLAQQLAPAPAVRPALAASAVAVPKP; encoded by the coding sequence ATGAGCAAGAGCAAGGATCGCGCAATCGTCGTCAAGCGGGTGGCCCCGGCGAAGAAGGGCCACCACGGCGGCGCATGGAAGCTCGCATACGCGGACTTCATGACCGCGATGATGGCGTTCTTCCTGCTGATGTGGCTGCTGAGCTCGGTCACGCCGGTGCAGCTGAAGGGGATCGCCGAATACTTCAACACGCCGCTGAAGGCCGCGCTGTTCGGCAGCGGCGACCGCAGCTCGCAGGATTCCAGCATCATCAACGGCGGCGGCCGCGACCTGTCGAGCGTCGACGCCGGCACGCTGCGCCGCACCGACGGCACCACGCAGCTCGCCGAACGTCTCGCGAAGATGGGCGACGAGCATTCCCGCTCGCAGGCGCAGAACGCGCAGGCCGCGCAGGACCGGCTCGAGCAGGCGCGCCTGCACGACCTGCAGATCAAGCTGATGGCCGCGATCGAGGCCAACCCGACGCTGCGCCAGTTCAAGCAGCAGATCCGCATCGATTCCACGCTGATGGGGCTGCGCATCGAGATCGTCGATTCGCAGAAGCGGCCGATGTTCGCGATGTCGAGCGACCACGTCGAGCCGTACATGCGCGACATCCTGCGCGAGATCGGCAAGACGCTGAACGACGTGCCGAACCGGATCATCGTCCAGGGCCACACCGACGCCGTGCCGTACGCGGGCGGCGAGGGCGGCTACAGCAACTGGGAGCTGTCGGCCGACCGCGCGAACGCGTCGCGCCGCGAGCTGATCGCGGGCGGCATGGGCGAGGCGAAAGTGCTGCGCGTGCTCGGCCTCGCGTCGACCCAGAACCTGAACAAGGCCGACCCGCTCGATCCGGAAAACCGCCGGATCAGCGTGATCGTGCTGAACCGCAAATCCGAAGAGGCGCTGATGCGCGACGATGCGACGACCACGACGCTGTCGGCCGATGCGGCCGGCTCGCAGCAGCTCGCGCAGCAGCTGGCCCCGGCGCCGGCCGTGCGCCCGGCGCTCGCGGCGTCCGCCGTCGCCGTGCCGAAACCCTGA
- a CDS encoding response regulator: MIRTILAIDDSATMRALLQATLMQAGYDVTVAPDGEAGFDLAATVPYDLVLTDQNMPRKSGLEVIAALRKLTAYTETPILVLTTEGSDAFKDAARDAGATGWIEKPIDPAVLVDLVATLSEPAAS, translated from the coding sequence ATGATCCGAACCATTCTCGCCATCGACGACTCCGCGACCATGCGTGCGCTGCTGCAGGCAACGCTGATGCAGGCCGGCTACGACGTGACGGTGGCGCCGGACGGCGAGGCCGGCTTCGACCTGGCGGCCACCGTGCCGTACGACCTGGTGCTGACCGACCAGAACATGCCGCGCAAGAGCGGGCTGGAAGTGATCGCCGCGCTGCGCAAGCTGACCGCCTATACGGAAACGCCGATCCTCGTGCTGACGACCGAAGGCAGCGACGCGTTCAAGGACGCCGCACGCGACGCGGGCGCGACCGGCTGGATCGAGAAGCCGATCGACCCCGCCGTGCTGGTCGACCTGGTCGCGACGCTGTCCGAGCCGGCCGCCTCCTGA
- the cheA gene encoding chemotaxis protein CheA, which produces MTLDITQFYQTFFDEADELLAQMEQLLLNLDVGSPDPEDLAAIFRAAHSIKGGAATFGFSALTDTTHILESLLDRARNHELTLTKEMVDAFLETKDVLSDQLVDYRASAEPDAAAAATICAKLERLKAESGAAAPAAAAVAPVAAVVAPAAPAVEPAAADDRVPDHVIEQAVAAAHPAGDAGEGGPHLKITLVGVDAKDRELLTEELGNLGRIVGREEVGADLTLWVESDVPSDDIVAVCCFVIDESQIRVGRGTAPAAPAAAQDAAVPAAEPAAAAQPARAEVFAPQAAAPQPAASAPAAPAEPAAAAAQAPQPAQPAAHADHAPQAAAHHDDKRARPAAAAASGAEGSSIRVGVEKVDQLINLVGELVITQAMLAETASAFDPALHDRLFNGMAQLERNARDLQEAVMSIRMMPMDYVFSRFPRLVRDLAGKLGKQVELVTFGQATELDKSLIERIIDPLTHLVRNSLDHGIETVDKRVAAGKDAVGQLVLSAAHHGGNIVIEVSDDGAGLNRERILAKAAKQGMQVSDNISDDEVWQLIFAPGFSTAETVTDVSGRGVGMDVVKRNIQSMGGHVEITSVAGRGTTTRIVLPLTLAILDGMSVKVGNEIFILPLNFVMESLQPSNDDIYTVGNGERVVRVRGEYLPLVALHEVFSVDDARTDPTQGIVTIMETEGRRFAMLIDELVGQQQVVVKNLETNYRKVHGISAATILGDGSVALIVDVAALNRETRAMHGARAGAELAMF; this is translated from the coding sequence ATGACTCTCGACATCACTCAGTTCTACCAGACATTTTTCGACGAAGCGGACGAGCTGCTCGCACAGATGGAGCAGCTGCTGCTGAACCTCGACGTCGGTTCGCCCGACCCCGAGGATCTGGCCGCGATCTTCCGCGCCGCGCATTCGATCAAGGGCGGCGCGGCGACGTTCGGCTTTTCCGCGCTGACCGATACGACGCACATCCTCGAATCGCTGCTCGACCGCGCCCGCAACCATGAGCTGACGCTGACCAAGGAAATGGTCGACGCGTTCCTGGAGACCAAGGACGTGCTGTCCGACCAGCTCGTCGACTACCGCGCGAGCGCCGAACCGGACGCGGCCGCCGCCGCGACGATCTGCGCGAAGCTCGAACGGCTGAAGGCCGAGAGCGGCGCGGCTGCGCCGGCTGCCGCCGCCGTGGCGCCGGTCGCGGCTGTCGTCGCACCGGCTGCGCCGGCCGTGGAACCGGCTGCCGCCGACGATCGTGTGCCCGACCACGTGATCGAGCAGGCCGTCGCGGCTGCGCATCCGGCGGGCGACGCAGGCGAAGGCGGCCCGCACCTGAAGATCACGCTCGTGGGCGTCGATGCAAAGGATCGCGAACTGCTCACCGAAGAACTCGGCAACCTCGGCCGGATCGTCGGCCGCGAGGAAGTGGGCGCCGACCTGACGCTGTGGGTCGAATCGGACGTGCCGTCCGACGACATCGTCGCCGTGTGCTGCTTCGTGATCGACGAAAGCCAGATCCGCGTCGGGCGCGGCACGGCGCCGGCTGCACCGGCGGCCGCGCAGGACGCCGCGGTGCCGGCCGCGGAACCGGCCGCCGCCGCGCAACCGGCGCGCGCCGAGGTATTCGCGCCGCAGGCCGCGGCACCGCAACCGGCGGCATCGGCACCGGCCGCGCCCGCCGAGCCGGCCGCCGCCGCCGCGCAAGCGCCGCAGCCGGCCCAGCCGGCGGCGCACGCCGACCACGCGCCGCAGGCCGCCGCGCATCACGACGACAAGCGCGCCCGCCCGGCCGCCGCGGCGGCATCGGGCGCCGAAGGCAGCTCGATCCGCGTCGGTGTCGAGAAGGTCGACCAGCTGATCAACCTGGTCGGCGAGCTCGTGATCACGCAGGCGATGCTCGCGGAAACCGCGAGCGCGTTCGATCCGGCGCTGCACGACCGCCTGTTCAACGGGATGGCGCAGCTCGAGCGCAATGCGCGCGACCTGCAGGAAGCGGTGATGTCGATCCGCATGATGCCGATGGACTACGTGTTCAGCCGCTTCCCGCGTCTCGTGCGCGACCTCGCCGGCAAGCTCGGCAAGCAGGTCGAGCTCGTCACGTTCGGCCAGGCGACCGAGCTCGACAAGAGCCTGATCGAACGGATCATCGATCCGCTGACCCACCTCGTGCGCAACAGCCTCGACCACGGGATCGAGACGGTCGACAAGCGCGTGGCCGCCGGCAAGGACGCCGTGGGCCAGCTCGTGCTGTCGGCCGCGCATCACGGCGGCAACATCGTGATCGAGGTGAGCGACGACGGCGCGGGCCTGAACCGCGAGCGGATCCTCGCGAAGGCCGCGAAACAGGGCATGCAGGTGTCCGACAACATCAGTGACGACGAAGTCTGGCAGCTGATCTTCGCGCCGGGCTTCTCGACCGCCGAGACGGTGACCGACGTGTCGGGCCGCGGCGTCGGGATGGACGTCGTGAAGCGCAACATCCAGTCGATGGGCGGCCACGTGGAAATCACGTCGGTGGCCGGCCGCGGCACGACCACGCGGATCGTGCTGCCGCTGACGCTCGCGATCCTCGACGGGATGTCGGTGAAGGTCGGCAACGAGATCTTCATCCTGCCGCTGAACTTCGTGATGGAGTCGCTGCAGCCGTCGAACGACGACATCTACACGGTCGGCAACGGCGAGCGCGTGGTGCGCGTGCGCGGCGAATACCTGCCGCTGGTCGCGCTGCACGAGGTGTTCTCGGTCGACGACGCGCGCACCGACCCGACGCAAGGGATCGTCACGATCATGGAAACCGAGGGGCGCCGCTTCGCGATGCTGATCGACGAGCTGGTCGGCCAGCAGCAGGTGGTCGTGAAGAACCTCGAAACCAATTACCGCAAGGTGCACGGCATCTCGGCGGCGACCATCCTCGGCGACGGCAGCGTCGCGCTGATCGTCGACGTCGCGGCGCTGAACCGCGAAACCCGTGCGATGCACGGCGCCCGTGCCGGCGCCGAGCTCGCGATGTTCTGA
- the cheW gene encoding chemotaxis protein CheW — protein sequence MINPAAANAATSRRDAEQGDATGQEFLVFTLGDEEYGIDILKVQEIRGYDSVTRIANAPEFIKGVINLRGIIVPIVDMRIKFHLGRVEYDHQTVVIILNVAHRVVGMVVDGVSDVLTLQTDQIMPAPEFGATLTTEYLTGLGTVDGRMLILMDIEKLMSSREMALIETLGG from the coding sequence ATGATCAATCCGGCCGCGGCGAACGCGGCGACGAGCCGCCGCGACGCGGAACAAGGCGACGCGACGGGCCAGGAATTCCTCGTGTTCACGCTCGGCGACGAGGAATACGGGATCGACATCCTGAAGGTGCAGGAAATCCGCGGCTACGACAGCGTCACGCGCATCGCGAACGCGCCGGAGTTCATCAAGGGCGTGATCAACCTGCGCGGGATCATCGTGCCGATCGTCGACATGCGGATCAAGTTCCATCTCGGCCGCGTCGAGTACGACCACCAGACCGTCGTGATCATCCTGAACGTCGCGCATCGCGTGGTCGGGATGGTGGTCGACGGCGTGTCGGACGTGCTGACGCTGCAGACCGACCAGATCATGCCGGCGCCGGAATTCGGCGCGACGCTGACGACCGAGTACCTGACTGGCCTCGGCACGGTCGACGGCCGCATGCTGATCCTGATGGACATCGAGAAGCTGATGTCGAGCCGTGAAATGGCGCTGATCGAGACGCTCGGCGGGTAA